A portion of the Micromonospora vinacea genome contains these proteins:
- a CDS encoding class I SAM-dependent methyltransferase → MPIGTGYHDELGEFFAQNANTSPYNAYTDRPAMLALAGDVAGLDILDLGCGAGHYAAELLARGARVTGIDASATVLRHAHSRAAQAQLRLHDLEQPLDFAADASFDGVVCALVIGHLTNRRQLLAEMRRVLRPAGWLVISTTHPTADWRYFGGSYYDESWVDLPHGPGALHFQRMTLETFLGELLDAGFLLEKLVEPRPCLELREVDEDAYARLTERPSFLAARTRSRD, encoded by the coding sequence ATGCCGATCGGGACCGGGTACCACGACGAACTCGGCGAGTTCTTCGCACAGAACGCCAACACCAGCCCCTACAACGCGTACACCGATCGGCCCGCGATGCTGGCGCTCGCTGGTGACGTCGCCGGTTTGGACATCCTCGATCTCGGTTGCGGTGCCGGCCACTATGCGGCTGAACTGTTGGCGCGGGGCGCCCGGGTGACTGGCATCGACGCCAGCGCCACAGTGCTCCGCCATGCGCACTCACGTGCCGCGCAGGCCCAGTTGCGCCTGCACGACCTGGAGCAGCCACTGGACTTTGCCGCTGACGCGTCCTTCGACGGGGTCGTCTGCGCGCTGGTCATAGGCCATCTGACGAACCGGCGACAGTTGCTCGCCGAGATGCGTCGGGTGCTACGTCCCGCCGGCTGGCTCGTCATCTCGACCACTCATCCGACGGCCGACTGGCGATACTTCGGCGGCTCCTACTACGACGAGTCCTGGGTCGACCTGCCGCACGGGCCGGGCGCCCTTCACTTCCAGCGGATGACGCTGGAGACGTTCCTCGGCGAACTCCTGGACGCCGGATTTCTCCTGGAGAAACTCGTCGAGCCACGGCCGTGCCTCGAACTTCGAGAGGTCGACG